From a single bacterium genomic region:
- a CDS encoding PASTA domain-containing protein, which translates to MGTRKKQQSSSDISSPPGLFGTLWRLVIVGVLLFGLAGVSGYATVRYLIQQPELQAPDLLTLDLRQATVHASQLGFSTRIAGEESSEVLDEGFVLAQRPSPGTWVKPGSTILLTIAR; encoded by the coding sequence ATGGGAACGCGAAAGAAACAACAATCCTCCTCCGATATTTCCAGCCCGCCGGGTCTCTTTGGCACCCTGTGGCGTCTTGTTATTGTCGGTGTGCTGCTCTTCGGATTGGCAGGTGTCAGCGGTTACGCGACCGTCCGATATCTGATCCAGCAGCCGGAGCTGCAGGCGCCCGATCTCCTGACTCTGGATTTACGCCAGGCAACTGTTCATGCCTCGCAGCTTGGATTCTCGACCCGGATCGCCGGAGAGGAGAGCAGCGAGGTGCTTGACGAGGGCTTCGTCCTGGCCCAGCGCCCCAGCCCCGGAACCTGGGTGAAGCCGGGGTCGACGATACTGCTCACGATTGCCCGCTAA